A genomic region of Pseudochaenichthys georgianus chromosome 12, fPseGeo1.2, whole genome shotgun sequence contains the following coding sequences:
- the lman1 gene encoding protein ERGIC-53: MAVSIAQRPAANTRLLILTFLTTLILHHSLADVPAGAPTTEELPHRRFEYKYSFKGPHLSQKDGGIPFWIHTGNTIPSADQVRITPSLRSQKGSVWTKNKVNFEHWEALVTFRVSGRGRMGADGLAMWFTTEQGLDGPVYGAADQWNGVGVFFDTFDNDGKKNNPAIVVVGNNGKLVYDHHNDGTTQALGTCLRDFRNKPYPVRAKITYYKKTLTVMFNAGFTPDKEDYELCTKVDNMVLPTEGFFGVSAATGGLADDHDVLSFLTFSLTEPGQQPPPPESEIPKEEKDKYQEEFQNFQQELDKKKEEFQKEHPDIQGQPIEDIYETVNDQEIRQVFEGQNRIHLEIKQLHRQLAMILDEQRRYVSVITDEVAKKGTNAESAQLDTVGQQQLGSVLATQQEVLKNLNELRNSFYESLKQIGSAQGNAGALGTYETIQHFNEIKEHLHTVKRDVEHLVQRNAQNPAEKTVKCPEVPPMPSCLSTVHFTIFIIIQSVLFFCYIMYKSQQEAAAKKFF; the protein is encoded by the exons ATGGCGGTGTCCATAGCGCAGCGCCCGGCTGCCAACACTCGTTTGTTGATATTAACTTTTCTCACCACGTTAATATTGCACCACAGCCTCGCCGACGTCCCCGCCGGTGCCCCGACGACAGAGGAGCTTCCTCACCGCCGGTTTGAGTACAAATACAGCTTCAAGGGACCTCACCTGTCTCAGAAAGACGGCGGGATCCCGTTTTGGATCCACACTGGAA ATACTATTCCCAGTGCAGACCAGGTGCGCATCACTCCGTCCCTCAGGAGTCAGAAGGGCTCTGTGTGGACAAAAAACAAAGTCAACTTTGAACACTGGGAGGCCTTGGTGACCTTCAGAGTGTCTGGACGAGGCCGGATGGGAGCGGATGGTTTG GCCATGTGGTTCACCACTGAGCAGGGCCTCGACGGCCCGGTGTACGGAGCGGCCGACCAGTGGAACGGAGTGGGAGTCTTCTTTGACACCTTTGACAACGATGGAAAG AAAAATAACCCAGCTATAGTTGTTGTGGGAAACAATGGCAAGCTTGTTTATGACCATCACAA TGACGGCACCACACAGGCCCTCGGTACGTGTTTACGAGACTTCCGCAACAAACCCTATCCTGTCCGAGCCAAAATAACTTACTACAAGAAGACGCTAACG gtgATGTTCAACGCTGGTTTCACTCCAGACAAAGAGGACTATGAGCTCTGCACCAAGGTGGACAACATGGTCCTCCCCACTGAGGGCTTCTTCGGCGTCTCGGCAGCCACTGGAGGCTTAGCAG ATGACCACGATGTTTTGTCCTTCTTAACGTTCAGTCTCACGGAGCCAGGCCAGCAGCCG CCCCCACCTGAATCTGAGATTCCTAAAGAAGAGAAGGACAAGTACCAGGAGGAATTTCAGAACTTCCAGCAAGAGCTGGACAAAAAGAAAGAGGAGTTTCAGAAAGAGCACCCCGACATCCAAGGACAGCCAA TTGAGGACATCTATGAGACGGTGAATGACCAGGAGATCCGTCAGGTGTTTGAGGGTCAGAACCGGATCCACCTGGAGATCAAACAGCTCCACCGGCAGCTCGCTATGATCCTGGACGAGCAGCGGAGATACGTGTCCGTCATCACCGACGAGGTCGCCAAGAAGGGGACCAACGCCGAGTCGGCACAG CTGGACACTGTGGGTCAACAGCAGTTGGGCTCCGTCCTAGCCACCCAGCAGGAGGTCCTCAAAAACCTGAACGAGCTGAG GAACTCCTTCTATGAGTCTCTGAAGCAGATCGGCTCAGCGCAGGGGAACGCGGGCGCTTTGGGAACGTACGAGACCATCCAGCACTTCAACGAAATCAAGGAGCATCTGCACACGGTCAAAAGAGACGTGGAGCACCTGGTGCAGCGCAACGCTCAG AATCCAGCAGAGAAGACGGTGAAGTGCCCCGAGGTGCCCCCCATGCCTTCCTGCCTATCCACAGTTCACTTTACAATCTTCATCATTATCCAGTCAGTCCTGTTCTTCTGCTACATCATGTACAA gAGTCAACAAGAAGCAGCAGCAAAGAAGTTCTTTTGA